In the genome of Nitrospira japonica, one region contains:
- a CDS encoding efflux RND transporter periplasmic adaptor subunit produces the protein MNLDWNARQQSAACLLAIFITTFLFGCKGEVASSPPPQALEIGVVTVTPTSVPDEPEFIGQAEASRIVEIRSQVTGIIQERFFQEGREVKKGDRLYRIDEVPFRAAVVSAKGRVAQSEARFVHAKQDLARVKPLLEQDAVSQKDFDDAVAEQLAAKAALETAHGDLDKAKFDLDNTVIAAPISGLVERTRVYEGRLVSAQTDLLTVIHQIDPMYVVVNAPEAFLIKRREDTAAKKIQHPGVYKLTGTLIFLNGSRYAEDGVLDLLDVGLRSDTGERPARVTFPNHDGIIIPGQFVTVRFHGVTRSSVMLIPQRAVLQGPKGPIVYVVDADNNVQIRDVKATAWQGTQWLVEDGLVAGERVVVDSLQRVVPGTAVKPVPVETEAGSSGSPPSDPKSQTAK, from the coding sequence ATGAATCTCGACTGGAACGCGCGTCAACAGTCGGCAGCCTGTCTTCTCGCGATCTTCATTACTACGTTCCTCTTCGGCTGTAAGGGCGAAGTCGCCTCCTCGCCGCCCCCTCAAGCGCTGGAAATCGGTGTGGTCACGGTGACACCCACTTCCGTGCCCGACGAGCCGGAGTTCATCGGTCAAGCGGAAGCCTCGCGGATCGTCGAAATTCGCTCACAGGTGACGGGCATCATTCAGGAACGTTTTTTCCAAGAGGGGAGGGAGGTCAAGAAGGGCGATCGGCTGTATCGGATCGATGAGGTGCCTTTCCGCGCGGCTGTCGTGAGTGCCAAAGGACGAGTCGCCCAGTCTGAAGCCCGTTTCGTTCACGCCAAACAAGATCTGGCTCGTGTGAAGCCGCTCCTCGAACAGGATGCCGTCAGCCAGAAGGATTTCGATGATGCGGTGGCCGAGCAACTGGCGGCCAAGGCCGCGCTGGAGACTGCGCATGGAGACTTGGACAAGGCCAAATTTGATTTGGATAATACAGTCATCGCGGCGCCGATCAGCGGATTGGTCGAGCGGACACGAGTCTACGAAGGCCGCTTGGTCTCGGCCCAGACGGATCTGCTCACCGTCATTCACCAGATTGATCCCATGTATGTCGTCGTCAACGCGCCGGAGGCCTTTCTGATCAAACGACGGGAGGATACGGCCGCCAAGAAGATCCAGCACCCCGGGGTCTACAAGCTGACGGGGACGCTTATTTTTCTCAATGGCAGCCGGTATGCGGAAGACGGGGTTCTGGATTTGCTCGATGTGGGATTGCGCAGCGACACCGGGGAACGGCCGGCACGCGTCACATTCCCCAACCATGACGGCATCATCATCCCCGGCCAGTTCGTGACCGTGCGCTTTCATGGAGTGACGCGGAGCAGCGTGATGTTGATTCCCCAGCGAGCCGTGCTGCAAGGGCCGAAGGGACCGATCGTCTACGTCGTCGATGCCGACAACAACGTGCAAATCCGTGACGTCAAGGCCACGGCCTGGCAAGGGACCCAATGGTTGGTGGAGGACGGCTTGGTCGCCGGAGAACGAGTCGTCGTGGACAGTTTGCAACGCGTCGTCCCTGGAACGGCCGTGAAGCCGGTCCCGGTCGAGACCGAGGCCGGGTCCTCCGGAAGTCCGCCATCCGATCCGAAGAGTCAGACAGCCAAATGA
- a CDS encoding multidrug efflux RND transporter permease subunit translates to MSPRFFIDRPIFASVLSIVIVVVGLVAMATLPIAQFPPITPPVVQIDADYPGASAETVADSVARVIELQIPGIDNLLYYDSTSTNDGHMTLRLTFQIGTNIDIAQVQAQNREKLAEPQLPPEVIRQGVSVKKLSTDLLAVLVLQSADPKYDAFFLANYATVRLVDDIRRLPGVGDAYIFGQQNYSMRIVLDPVRMAQLSLTPSDIVNVVREQNRDFPAGLVGREPTPQENELTIPIITRGRLTEVKDFEEMIVRAMPNGSMIRLKDVARIELGAQSYDLEGRYRAKPTALLLTFLAPGFNALNTVKAVRKRMDELSKSFPPGVSYDVPYNTTKFIEVSVEEVVKTLRDAMILVILVVFLFLQSWRATLIPAVAVPVSLIGTFAGMAALGFSINTLTLFGMILAIGIVVDDAIVVVENVERHMEDGLSPKEAANKAMEEVTGPVIAIVLVLGAVFVPVGFMGGITGQLYKQFAITIAISVAISGFVALTLSPALAALVLNPRHPSEKGLFSHFNRMFGWAQVRYAGAVGGTISRPWLSLALFGMVVLLALALFRVTPSGFLPDEDQGYIIVVAQLPDGASKKRTNAVMDKVEGFFLANPSVYATNGLTGQNFVFGTRGTYTATSFVPLKPWDERKEPHQHAKALIADAFAEFKKFRDAIVLAFNPPSIRGLGATGGFSIQIQDPSGGDFRKFSAVTKDFIAKARQDPAIGAISTSFRVTAPRLYANINRDRAKALGIPISEVFDTMQAYFGNFYINDFVKFGRVYRVQTEAESQYRMAPQDISKIYVRALSSQGQAMIPLDTVVTTEATSGPDPVTHFNGFNTALVLGASSPGYSSGQTLDALERVAQDVLVPQGYAIDWSGISFQERKAGTQSFLAFGFGLLMVFLVLAAQYESWTVPFAVIIAVPFGVFGALSAVWLLGMNNDIYFQIGLVTLIGLSAKNAILIVEFANQQYQQGHSLVDAAIEAARLRFRPIIMTSMAFILGVLPLVIATGAGAASRRSIGTGVLGGMLAATFLAIFFVPLFFVLIGKLNQRVTGRGAVTPPPTTSQIHPQRVLPAGRSG, encoded by the coding sequence ATGAGCCCCCGGTTTTTCATTGACCGGCCGATCTTTGCCTCAGTCCTCTCGATCGTGATTGTGGTCGTCGGCCTGGTGGCGATGGCGACCCTGCCCATCGCGCAGTTTCCCCCGATCACTCCCCCCGTCGTGCAGATCGACGCCGACTACCCCGGAGCCAGTGCCGAGACCGTAGCGGATTCGGTCGCGCGTGTCATCGAGCTCCAGATCCCAGGGATCGACAATCTGCTCTACTACGACTCCACGAGCACGAATGACGGGCACATGACCCTCCGCCTGACGTTTCAGATCGGCACCAACATCGACATCGCGCAGGTCCAGGCGCAGAACCGGGAGAAACTGGCGGAACCGCAACTCCCGCCGGAAGTCATCCGCCAGGGCGTGTCGGTGAAGAAACTCTCGACCGACCTGCTGGCCGTGCTGGTGTTGCAGTCGGCCGATCCCAAGTACGACGCGTTCTTTCTCGCGAATTACGCCACTGTTCGCCTGGTGGATGACATCAGGCGTCTGCCGGGCGTGGGCGACGCCTATATTTTCGGACAGCAGAACTACAGCATGAGAATCGTCCTCGACCCGGTGCGCATGGCCCAACTCAGTCTCACCCCCAGCGACATCGTGAACGTCGTCCGGGAACAGAACCGGGACTTTCCCGCCGGCCTGGTCGGACGGGAACCCACACCCCAGGAGAACGAGCTCACGATTCCGATCATTACTCGCGGCCGGCTGACGGAGGTGAAGGACTTCGAAGAGATGATCGTCCGGGCGATGCCCAACGGCTCCATGATCCGCCTGAAGGACGTGGCCAGGATCGAACTGGGCGCTCAATCGTACGACCTGGAAGGCCGGTATCGGGCCAAACCGACGGCCCTGCTCCTGACGTTTCTCGCGCCGGGGTTCAACGCTCTCAACACGGTGAAAGCAGTCCGCAAGCGGATGGACGAACTGTCGAAGTCCTTCCCGCCAGGCGTCTCGTACGACGTGCCGTACAACACCACCAAATTTATCGAAGTGTCCGTCGAAGAAGTCGTCAAGACCTTGCGCGATGCGATGATCCTGGTGATCCTCGTCGTCTTTCTCTTCCTGCAGAGCTGGCGAGCGACGTTGATTCCGGCGGTGGCAGTGCCGGTATCGCTCATCGGGACGTTCGCCGGCATGGCTGCCCTCGGGTTCTCCATTAACACGCTGACGCTGTTCGGCATGATTCTCGCGATCGGGATCGTCGTAGACGACGCGATCGTCGTGGTCGAAAACGTCGAGCGCCACATGGAAGACGGATTGTCGCCCAAGGAGGCGGCCAACAAAGCGATGGAGGAAGTGACAGGTCCCGTGATCGCCATCGTGCTGGTCCTGGGTGCGGTGTTTGTGCCGGTGGGATTCATGGGCGGCATCACCGGACAGCTGTACAAGCAATTCGCCATTACCATCGCCATCTCGGTCGCCATTTCGGGGTTCGTGGCCTTGACGTTGAGCCCTGCGCTTGCCGCGTTAGTGCTCAACCCGCGTCATCCTTCGGAAAAGGGATTATTCTCCCACTTCAATCGCATGTTCGGCTGGGCCCAAGTCCGCTATGCCGGCGCCGTCGGCGGGACGATTTCACGTCCATGGCTGTCCCTCGCTTTGTTCGGCATGGTGGTGCTCCTGGCGCTGGCCCTTTTCCGCGTGACCCCCTCAGGTTTTCTGCCCGACGAGGATCAGGGCTACATCATCGTGGTCGCGCAGCTTCCCGACGGAGCTTCGAAGAAACGAACCAATGCCGTGATGGATAAGGTCGAAGGATTTTTTCTCGCGAATCCGTCCGTGTATGCGACGAACGGGCTGACCGGGCAGAATTTCGTCTTCGGCACCCGGGGAACCTACACCGCCACGTCATTCGTCCCCCTCAAGCCCTGGGACGAACGGAAGGAGCCGCATCAGCATGCGAAAGCGTTGATCGCCGACGCCTTCGCCGAGTTCAAGAAGTTCCGTGACGCGATCGTGCTGGCTTTCAACCCGCCGTCTATCAGAGGGCTCGGGGCCACGGGCGGATTCTCCATTCAAATCCAGGATCCCAGCGGAGGGGATTTCAGAAAATTTTCCGCCGTGACCAAGGATTTCATCGCCAAGGCCAGGCAAGACCCGGCCATCGGCGCCATCAGCACCAGCTTCCGCGTCACCGCGCCTCGGCTGTATGCCAACATCAACCGTGACCGGGCGAAAGCCCTCGGGATTCCCATTTCCGAAGTCTTCGACACGATGCAGGCCTACTTCGGCAACTTCTATATCAATGACTTCGTGAAATTCGGCCGGGTGTACCGTGTTCAAACCGAAGCAGAATCTCAATACCGCATGGCTCCGCAGGACATCTCCAAGATCTACGTGCGGGCCTTGAGCAGCCAGGGTCAGGCCATGATTCCGCTCGACACGGTCGTCACGACCGAAGCCACGAGCGGACCCGATCCAGTGACACACTTCAACGGGTTCAACACCGCCCTGGTCCTGGGGGCCTCGAGTCCAGGATACAGTTCCGGACAAACGCTGGATGCGCTCGAACGGGTGGCGCAGGACGTGTTGGTGCCCCAAGGGTATGCGATCGACTGGAGCGGTATTTCCTTCCAGGAACGGAAGGCGGGCACTCAATCATTTCTGGCATTCGGGTTTGGCCTGCTCATGGTCTTTCTGGTACTTGCGGCGCAGTACGAGAGTTGGACTGTGCCCTTCGCCGTGATCATTGCGGTGCCCTTCGGTGTCTTTGGAGCCTTGTCGGCGGTCTGGCTGCTCGGCATGAACAATGACATTTATTTCCAAATCGGGCTGGTCACCCTGATCGGACTGTCGGCCAAGAATGCCATCCTGATCGTGGAGTTCGCCAACCAGCAATACCAACAGGGCCACTCATTGGTGGACGCGGCAATCGAGGCCGCCAGGCTTCGCTTCCGTCCCATCATCATGACGTCGATGGCCTTCATTCTCGGCGTGCTGCCGTTGGTGATCGCCACGGGAGCCGGCGCCGCCAGCCGGCGATCGATCGGTACCGGTGTGCTCGGCGGCATGCTGGCGGCCACGTTCCTCGCCATCTTCTTCGTTCCGTTGTTCTTTGTACTGATCGGTAAACTCAATCAACGGGTCACCGGTCGTGGCGCGGTCACGCCGCCGCCCACGACGAGTCAGATACATCCTCAACGGGTTCTTCCTGCCGGGCGTTCGGGGTGA
- a CDS encoding efflux transporter outer membrane subunit: MRDVMLRSFLVGLLGLLVSCKMGPDYARPAIPVSDSFRMAEEEKNLQSFANVPWWDLYRDEELQKLIRLALEGNKDLKRAVATVDEFAARVLVTRTDFAPQMNVAVNAPGFGNTRNLSFPGFPNLFNYYVQGNLAWELDIWGRIRRSNEAAIGDLLSREENRRGIILQIVSGVAQAYFELRQFDLQRDIALRTLDAWDESVRIARARFKQGYIHRLDVEQFEAERENAAARIAELKRQIVQKENELSVLLGRNPHQISRGRALTEQVMPPVVPAGLPSELLQRRPDVVQAEQQVAAATARIGQAKADRFPKLSITGILGIASPQLTQLVAHETFFGVAGPSVAGPLLNAQVLGFQQEAAEAQARQTVAQYEQTILVAFREVEDSLVAVSTADEQVAAQARQVKALQAALHLANLRYKGGIANYLDVLIAQRNLFDAELSLASTRRLHLVSVVQLYKALGGGWLPAPATESQESEQHARME; this comes from the coding sequence ATGCGCGATGTGATGCTCCGATCGTTCCTGGTGGGACTACTGGGACTGCTGGTCTCCTGCAAGATGGGGCCGGACTATGCCAGACCTGCCATTCCAGTTTCCGACTCATTCCGCATGGCGGAGGAAGAAAAGAACCTGCAATCCTTCGCCAATGTTCCGTGGTGGGACCTCTATCGAGATGAGGAACTCCAGAAACTCATTCGTCTCGCGCTGGAGGGGAACAAGGATCTCAAACGGGCCGTGGCGACCGTTGACGAATTCGCCGCGCGAGTGCTTGTCACCAGAACCGATTTTGCTCCCCAGATGAATGTGGCGGTGAATGCGCCGGGCTTCGGCAATACGAGAAATTTGTCCTTCCCCGGATTTCCCAACCTGTTCAACTACTATGTTCAGGGCAATCTCGCCTGGGAACTGGATATCTGGGGACGAATCCGCCGGTCCAATGAGGCGGCGATCGGAGACTTGCTCTCCCGGGAAGAGAACCGGCGGGGCATCATTCTGCAGATCGTCAGCGGAGTGGCCCAAGCCTACTTCGAATTACGGCAGTTCGATTTGCAGCGGGACATCGCCCTGCGGACCTTGGACGCGTGGGATGAATCCGTGCGGATTGCCCGGGCGCGATTCAAACAGGGCTATATCCATAGGCTGGACGTCGAACAGTTTGAGGCCGAGCGGGAGAATGCCGCGGCCCGGATTGCGGAATTGAAGCGGCAGATCGTGCAGAAGGAGAACGAGCTCAGCGTGTTGCTAGGGAGAAATCCCCATCAAATCTCGAGGGGGCGGGCCCTGACCGAACAGGTGATGCCGCCGGTCGTGCCGGCCGGCCTTCCCTCGGAATTACTCCAGCGCCGTCCGGACGTCGTGCAGGCCGAGCAACAGGTGGCCGCCGCAACCGCCAGGATCGGTCAGGCCAAGGCCGACCGATTTCCCAAACTGAGCATCACGGGCATTCTCGGTATCGCCAGTCCTCAGTTGACTCAGTTGGTGGCTCACGAGACCTTCTTCGGAGTGGCGGGTCCCAGCGTGGCCGGCCCCTTATTGAATGCACAGGTGTTGGGTTTCCAACAGGAGGCGGCTGAAGCCCAAGCAAGACAGACCGTCGCCCAATACGAACAGACCATTCTGGTGGCGTTCAGAGAAGTGGAGGATTCGTTGGTGGCAGTGTCCACAGCCGATGAGCAGGTGGCCGCACAAGCGCGGCAGGTCAAGGCACTCCAGGCGGCACTGCACCTGGCGAACCTGCGCTATAAAGGCGGGATTGCCAACTATCTCGATGTCCTCATTGCCCAGCGGAACCTCTTCGATGCCGAATTGTCATTGGCTTCGACGCGCCGACTGCACCTCGTCTCGGTGGTTCAACTCTACAAGGCCCTGGGCGGAGGCTGGCTGCCGGCACCGGCCACGGAGAGCCAAGAATCAGAGCAGCACGCCCGCATGGAATAG
- a CDS encoding SDR family NAD(P)-dependent oxidoreductase, with the protein MRPRLAGKVAVISGGGRGLGLATARLFAREGASVVIGQRDRVEGEQAVTSMHADGERACFSALDVTQEDSWQQVIHTALETFGRLDILVNNAGVLQMEGVEDLTQDVWDHTIAVNQTGTWLGMKAAIPAMRKTGGGSIVNVASIAGLIGHGQVFAYQASKGAVVIMSKSAAIEYAREGIRVNTVIPGPADTAMFSQVEQALAQQVKNQIPLGRIARPEDVAYGVLYLASDEAAYVTGTELVIDGGFTAQ; encoded by the coding sequence ATGAGACCACGTCTTGCTGGAAAAGTTGCGGTGATTTCCGGAGGCGGCAGGGGATTGGGATTGGCGACAGCCAGACTCTTCGCGCGTGAGGGCGCCTCCGTGGTCATCGGACAGCGTGACCGCGTTGAAGGCGAACAGGCGGTGACCAGCATGCATGCCGACGGCGAACGCGCCTGTTTTTCCGCCCTGGACGTAACACAGGAAGACTCGTGGCAGCAGGTTATCCATACGGCTCTGGAAACGTTCGGCCGGCTCGACATATTGGTGAACAATGCAGGGGTCCTTCAAATGGAAGGCGTGGAGGATTTAACCCAAGACGTTTGGGACCATACCATTGCGGTGAATCAGACCGGCACGTGGCTCGGGATGAAAGCGGCCATTCCAGCCATGCGCAAAACAGGAGGAGGCTCGATCGTCAACGTCGCGTCAATCGCCGGCTTGATCGGCCATGGCCAAGTGTTTGCGTATCAGGCGAGTAAAGGCGCCGTGGTGATCATGTCCAAAAGCGCCGCCATTGAGTACGCGCGCGAAGGCATTCGGGTCAACACTGTCATTCCCGGCCCGGCCGATACCGCCATGTTCAGCCAGGTCGAGCAAGCCCTCGCACAGCAGGTCAAGAATCAGATTCCTTTGGGACGCATCGCACGACCGGAAGACGTTGCGTATGGCGTGCTCTATCTCGCATCCGACGAAGCCGCGTATGTAACGGGCACTGAATTGGTCATAGACGGAGGCTTCACGGCACAGTAA